TGTGGGTTAACAGAAACTGTGGAACATGTAGGCTATTTATAAAATGTGAGGCTTATGAAAGAGAACGTttctgaaaataaattatctGCCACTCCAGGTTTTAGTGATGGACCTAACAATCAAGAATATATCacaaattagttatttatttaaaggaaacATGAATGATTAATATGATTTAGGATACTGGTTTATCTCTCTTGTTGTAGATTTTGttgggaagcaatttttttaaacaattttaacaaGTAGCTCTTGTTTCAAAACTTCCATTTCATTGTGCCACACACGCCAttccagtaggtggcggtaatccACATTTTAAGTTGATTTATCAATCGTCTTTAAAtcctaaaagaagaagaagattagAACAACATCGCGATTGGTCAGCTGACCGGTAACGTTGGTGgctaccatagacagtaaaggtGGCTACAAGAGGTTTTGCAAACGACAGACAAAATcactgaaaatattgtgtgaaagATTTCGTCTTTGTCAGGTTGTTGTTTATGGTCACTGTCTTTTAGAAATGCCACCGCTAAAGAATATTGCCGTGTTTAACGTTACTCTGCTCTAAGCAGAGAATATGTTGAGACTGCCTGGGTTTTTCAATGTTGTACGCAGGGCTCTCTGTGACGCCGCGGAAGAGATGGGCAAGAAAGGAAACTTTTTCTACGCTGTGAGGAAAGGATCAAAACCAGGAGTATATCAAACATGGTGAGCAACTATATGATAcccattttttttgtaattgtaagcACATTTCGCATTGCATTGCTTAACTACGTTTTATTTCTCCACTAAAGGGAGGAATGTAAACATCAGGTGGACAAGTTTCCCTCGGCGGTTTTTAAGAAGTTCGCTTCTGAACAGGATGCTTGGGCCTTTGTGAGGTCAGCACAAAGCCAGTCAGCAGCACCATCTTATGGGGGAGCAAAAGGTACTATGAAAGGTGTTCGTTTTAAGATGGCAGGCTCCCCTTATAAAGATCTGCCATTATGCATCGTCAAGTTTTCAGGTGTATAAGGGACAGTGTACAAGACAGGGTTAAGATGTCATCATATGTATTAGCAAATTAGTACTTTAtttttgactttatttattttttatttgtttactttgttTTTATCATTAATGTGCAGCATGCTTTGTCACTTAATCATATTTATATGACTTTTGTtacagaattgtatttatttatttgcttaaaagACAACTTATGTAAAAAGTGCCACAGCTTACCCCACTTGTTCCTATTTTATCTCCTATAACTggtcacaatttatttattttttacctttttgttttCCCTAGTTTTATTAAATGGCCCTGGCTCTAACTAATGCATTATTCTTTGTGGTCTCTTAATAAATATgttataaaatcataattaatcttaattaaaataGAATTGATGAAACgttgtttaaaatgattttaggTGGATTGTAGCTTGTCACATAGCAGGAATTGTTCCCAAAATACCCAAATTATTGTGTATCCAAGTACCGATAGGCTGCTTAAACATACTGTAATTCAAGTGATTAACCTTGACATTTGTTTCCATTAAAGGATGTGACTATGAGGTCCTGCCTTCTAGAAATGTGCCTGATTCCTCAATGGCTGTTCCCCTTGGAAGTAAAAGGACCCATGAGGTCTCTGATGATAAGGGGCCGTCCTATCCAAAACGAGTGAAACTCATTGAGGTCCCACAGCCAAAGACAGCTGCACCCAGTAGTGATGGATTTACATATATGGGTAACTGTTGTGTACTATAGTCATACTTAGTCATAGAtaacggatatatatatatatatttttttattattattattataggtttTACTGACTATCTATTAAGTACCACAGTAAAATGTTTTACTCTGTGCACTTTTTACAGGTGATGCTGTAGTAGTATACACTGATGGCTGTTGCACAGCAAATGGGAAAATAGGAGCCCGTGCAGGAATTGGTGTATATTGGGGTCGTGATCATCCACTGTAAGTCATCTGTGATTTAAtagcattctgaaaaaaaaactggtacttcagaaaacaaaattttcatgactgttaaaaaaaaaaaaaaaaaatccctgccaacattttcactgtttttgtgTCAGTTGTAGTGAaagtaatttgtttattatttttttattgtttccacAGTAATGTGGCTGAGAGGCTTCCAGGGAGACAGACCAACCAAAGAGCAGAATTGCAGGTGAGAACAGTGAGGTGCTTACAAGCAGTGTTCTTTCTCATACCCTTTTATTAATAACTGTATCATTAAACTTGTCATCACAGGCTGCTTGCAAGGCACTCGAGCAAGCcagagaaaataatttaaaaaaagttgtgaTATACACGGACAGCAAGTTCACCATTAATGGTATGCGCCTTCTGCTTTTCTGTTCAAATTCTTGTGAAAATGTCTGGTCATAAAACTGtgaagtacttattttttattgttattaatagatatttttaaatatatatgcatagcacactcacacacatacatatacatatatatatattaaggctgAACGATTAATTGCATTTGCAATAATATCGCGATATGAGAAAATGCGATTTTCTAATCGCAACGTGCGCGATTTGAGGTGAGCACGTGACGCGAGCGAAAGAGCGGAGAACTCGGCTGCAACAACTTTTCATCCTGTCAGTTCATCTTTAACCTGTAGCGCAATGGCCTCTGGCTCGACGGAACAGTCAGTAACTGACAC
The sequence above is a segment of the Carassius gibelio isolate Cgi1373 ecotype wild population from Czech Republic chromosome A20, carGib1.2-hapl.c, whole genome shotgun sequence genome. Coding sequences within it:
- the LOC127938679 gene encoding ribonuclease H1 isoform X2 encodes the protein MGKKGNFFYAVRKGSKPGVYQTWEECKHQVDKFPSAVFKKFASEQDAWAFVRSAQSQSAAPSYGGAKGCDYEVLPSRNVPDSSMAVPLGSKRTHEVSDDKGPSYPKRVKLIEVPQPKTAAPSSDGFTYMGDAVVVYTDGCCTANGKIGARAGIGVYWGRDHPLNVAERLPGRQTNQRAELQAACKALEQARENNLKKVVIYTDSKFTINGITSWVKTWKSNGWRLKGGGVIVNKEDFQKLDNLNAELEVVWMHIPGHAGYTGNEEADRLSREGAAKPPC
- the LOC127938679 gene encoding ribonuclease H1 isoform X1 → MLRLPGFFNVVRRALCDAAEEMGKKGNFFYAVRKGSKPGVYQTWEECKHQVDKFPSAVFKKFASEQDAWAFVRSAQSQSAAPSYGGAKGCDYEVLPSRNVPDSSMAVPLGSKRTHEVSDDKGPSYPKRVKLIEVPQPKTAAPSSDGFTYMGDAVVVYTDGCCTANGKIGARAGIGVYWGRDHPLNVAERLPGRQTNQRAELQAACKALEQARENNLKKVVIYTDSKFTINGITSWVKTWKSNGWRLKGGGVIVNKEDFQKLDNLNAELEVVWMHIPGHAGYTGNEEADRLSREGAAKPPC